A single genomic interval of Saccharospirillum mangrovi harbors:
- a CDS encoding ParA family protein, producing the protein MKVVAIHSQKGGVGKTSTAIHLAHQASEFGFETLLIDLDPQASASYFLSGGDSKGLKARDWLRTNVDWNDFIESSRYEGVYLLPARKSLRRLDQLMTDDVSEKHLKRLLRSLKSQFDLVLIDCPPGINTVTEQAYRAAHKILVPLTPTPLCFESFQHVLEFADENAIGADKLMPFFNRVNSRLALHKQSMDGFSERFDAKTPLSIRATTEVEKMALERRAVAEIKPRHPIVRDIQALWKTLMRELDLHH; encoded by the coding sequence ATGAAAGTGGTAGCGATACACAGTCAGAAAGGCGGCGTCGGTAAAACATCGACGGCTATTCATCTGGCGCATCAAGCCAGCGAATTTGGTTTTGAAACGCTGTTGATCGATCTCGATCCGCAAGCCTCGGCCAGTTACTTTTTGTCCGGTGGCGACAGCAAAGGCCTGAAAGCGCGCGATTGGCTGCGCACCAACGTCGATTGGAACGACTTCATCGAAAGCTCGCGCTACGAGGGCGTTTATTTATTGCCAGCGCGCAAAAGCCTGCGCCGGCTCGACCAGTTGATGACCGACGACGTGTCGGAAAAACACCTCAAGCGCTTGTTGCGTTCGCTGAAATCGCAATTCGATCTGGTGCTGATCGATTGCCCGCCCGGCATCAACACCGTGACCGAACAAGCCTACCGCGCTGCGCATAAAATTCTGGTGCCGCTGACGCCAACGCCGCTGTGTTTTGAAAGCTTCCAACACGTGCTGGAATTCGCCGACGAAAACGCCATCGGGGCCGATAAACTGATGCCGTTTTTTAACCGCGTGAACAGTCGGCTGGCGTTGCACAAACAATCGATGGACGGGTTTTCCGAGCGCTTCGACGCCAAAACGCCGCTGTCGATTCGCGCCACCACCGAGGTGGAAAAAATGGCGTTGGAGCGTCGCGCCGTTGCCGAAATCAAACCGCGCCATCCGATCGTGCGCGACATTCAGGCGTTGTGGAAAACGCTGATGCGCGAGCTGGATTTGCATCACTGA
- the pfkA gene encoding 6-phosphofructokinase has product MSQAGEIRKIGVLTSGGDAPGMNAAVRAVVRTALVKGLEVYGVHDGYLGLHQDRIEKLERHHVSDLINRGGTFLGSARFPEFKEEAVRQESIANLRKHDIDALVVVGGDGSYMGAKRLTEMGFPCVGLPGTIDNDVAGTDFTIGFHTALNTVLDAIDRLRDTCSSHNRIAIVEIMGRYCGDLTLMASIGSGADFTVVPEKGFDEEALIQAVAKDVSRGKTHSIIAITEHVTDVSALAKRIEARTGLETRATILGHIQRGGVPCAFDRVLASQMGAYAVELLLEGLGGRCVGIQSNRLVHHDIVDAIENMPRPFKQDLYDLTNLLA; this is encoded by the coding sequence GTGAGTCAAGCAGGCGAGATACGCAAAATCGGTGTACTGACCAGCGGCGGCGACGCCCCTGGCATGAACGCGGCGGTACGCGCCGTGGTTCGCACAGCCCTGGTAAAAGGGCTGGAAGTGTATGGCGTGCACGACGGTTACCTGGGTTTGCATCAGGACCGCATCGAGAAACTCGAACGCCACCACGTTTCCGACTTAATCAACCGCGGCGGCACCTTCCTCGGTTCCGCCCGCTTTCCCGAATTCAAAGAAGAAGCCGTGCGACAGGAGTCCATCGCCAACCTGCGCAAGCACGACATCGACGCCTTGGTTGTGGTCGGTGGCGACGGTTCCTACATGGGCGCCAAACGCCTAACCGAAATGGGATTTCCCTGCGTCGGCCTGCCCGGCACCATCGACAACGACGTCGCCGGCACCGACTTCACCATCGGTTTTCACACCGCGCTGAACACCGTACTCGACGCCATCGACCGCTTGCGCGACACCTGTTCGTCGCACAATCGCATCGCCATTGTCGAAATCATGGGCCGCTATTGCGGCGACCTGACGTTGATGGCATCAATCGGCAGCGGCGCCGATTTCACCGTGGTGCCGGAAAAAGGTTTCGATGAAGAAGCCTTGATTCAAGCCGTCGCCAAAGACGTGTCACGCGGCAAAACGCATTCGATCATCGCCATTACCGAACACGTCACCGATGTGTCGGCGCTGGCGAAACGCATCGAAGCGCGCACCGGCCTGGAAACGCGCGCCACCATTCTCGGCCACATTCAGCGCGGCGGCGTGCCCTGCGCCTTCGACCGGGTGCTGGCGAGCCAGATGGGCGCTTACGCGGTGGAACTGTTGCTCGAAGGCCTCGGCGGCCGTTGTGTCGGCATTCAGAGCAACCGCCTGGTGCACCACGACATCGTTGATGCCATCGAAAACATGCCGCGCCCGTTCAAACAGGATCTGTACGATCTGACCAATCTGCTTGCGTAA
- the aroA gene encoding 3-phosphoshikimate 1-carboxyvinyltransferase — translation MSSLTLPALRHARGDVQIPGSKSLSNRILLLAALSEGETHITNLLRSDDIRHMLTALEQLGVRVELNDNGTECTVTGLAGPLARGQHLELYLGNAGTAMRPLAAALCIGEGQFELTGEPRMAERPIGDLIDALTPLGAQVQYRGNDGYPPLGISAGQLRGGTVQIDGRISSQFLTAVLMAAPLINDDLTIEVVGELVSKPYIDITLDVMQRFGVTVTNRDYRAFDIKANQRYVSPGRIQVEGDASSASYFLAAGAIGGGPVRVHGTGTASVQGDARFAEVLEQMGATVTWAPEWIEVSNNGPLKAVDVDLNHIPDAAMTIATTALFAEGTTRIRNVYNWRVKETDRLAAMATELRKLGAQVIEDEDALTITPPAKTQSAAIDTYNDHRIAMCFSLAAFGAGTVTINDPGCTSKTFPDYFERFASITDA, via the coding sequence ATGTCCAGCCTGACGCTCCCCGCTTTGCGCCACGCCCGTGGCGACGTCCAGATTCCCGGCTCGAAAAGTCTGTCCAACCGCATTCTGTTGTTGGCCGCATTGAGCGAGGGCGAAACGCACATCACCAACCTGCTGCGCAGCGACGACATCCGTCACATGCTGACCGCCCTGGAACAACTGGGCGTGCGTGTTGAACTCAATGACAACGGCACCGAATGCACCGTTACCGGCCTGGCCGGTCCATTGGCACGCGGGCAACACCTGGAACTCTATTTGGGCAACGCCGGCACGGCGATGCGTCCGCTGGCGGCGGCCTTGTGCATCGGCGAAGGCCAATTCGAGCTGACCGGCGAACCACGCATGGCCGAGCGACCGATTGGCGATTTGATCGACGCACTCACACCGCTGGGCGCGCAGGTGCAGTATCGCGGCAACGATGGCTACCCGCCGCTGGGCATCAGCGCCGGTCAATTGCGCGGTGGCACGGTGCAGATCGACGGCCGCATTTCCAGCCAGTTTTTGACCGCCGTGTTAATGGCTGCACCCTTGATCAACGACGACCTGACCATCGAAGTGGTTGGCGAACTGGTCTCCAAACCCTACATCGACATCACGCTGGATGTGATGCAACGCTTCGGCGTAACGGTCACCAACCGCGATTACCGCGCCTTCGACATCAAAGCCAACCAGCGCTACGTCAGCCCCGGTCGCATTCAGGTGGAAGGCGACGCCTCCAGCGCCAGTTACTTTCTTGCCGCCGGTGCCATCGGCGGCGGCCCGGTGCGGGTGCACGGCACTGGCACCGCTTCGGTTCAGGGCGATGCCCGTTTTGCCGAAGTGCTGGAACAGATGGGTGCGACCGTTACCTGGGCACCGGAATGGATTGAAGTGAGCAATAACGGCCCGCTCAAGGCGGTGGATGTCGATCTGAACCACATCCCCGATGCCGCCATGACCATCGCCACCACAGCGCTGTTTGCCGAAGGCACAACGCGCATTCGCAATGTGTACAACTGGCGCGTCAAAGAAACCGACCGCCTGGCGGCCATGGCAACCGAGCTGCGCAAACTCGGCGCGCAAGTGATTGAAGACGAAGACGCTTTGACCATTACACCGCCCGCAAAAACCCAATCGGCCGCCATCGACACCTACAACGACCACCGCATCGCCATGTGTTTTTCGCTGGCCGCCTTTGGTGCCGGCACGGTGACGATCAACGATCCGGGTTGCACGTCCAAGACATTCCCGGACTACTTTGAACGTTTCGCCAGCATTACTGACGCCTAA
- the ppa gene encoding inorganic diphosphatase encodes MSYTQIPAGKDVPNDIYVAIEIPANASPIKYEIDKDMDALMVDRFMATPMFYPANYGYVPNTLADDGDPVDVLVVTPYPVVPGSVIRARPIGVLEMTDEAGSDAKILAVPHSKLSALYDNVQEATDLPALLLEQIKHFFEHYKDLEKGKWVKVDGWADSAKAKAIINEAVAAYNKG; translated from the coding sequence ATGAGCTACACCCAGATTCCAGCCGGCAAGGATGTCCCGAACGACATCTACGTCGCCATCGAAATCCCGGCCAATGCCAGCCCGATCAAATACGAAATCGACAAAGACATGGACGCTCTGATGGTCGACCGCTTCATGGCAACGCCCATGTTCTACCCGGCCAACTACGGCTACGTGCCGAACACCCTGGCCGACGACGGCGACCCGGTGGACGTTCTGGTGGTCACGCCCTACCCGGTAGTGCCCGGTTCTGTAATTCGTGCCCGCCCGATCGGCGTACTGGAAATGACCGACGAAGCCGGTTCCGATGCCAAAATCCTCGCTGTACCGCACAGCAAACTGAGTGCTTTGTACGACAACGTTCAAGAAGCCACCGACCTGCCGGCGCTGCTGCTGGAACAGATCAAACACTTCTTCGAGCACTACAAAGACCTGGAAAAAGGCAAATGGGTGAAAGTGGACGGCTGGGCCGATTCGGCCAAAGCCAAGGCGATCATCAACGAAGCGGTGGCGGCCTATAACAAAGGCTGA
- a CDS encoding Ig-like domain-containing protein — translation MHHPNRLLHLVTSLLLSLALTACNLETFEFAQTGTAQLVTGETYTNPVPGSFRGVDYASSNPQVAQVDGSGRVTAVGPGRARISARLDGQSIAYSVEVVNRRLRVSAWVGPTGADWQLSDGTEGTRLHTTSDADCNPMQTGNCTDAASQLMLGTGSVLPSAALTLSQPGYFRVQYGEHQAAGALAADRFGGRQGHAVAAFQGRLWVMGGFVNGSNRPYSDIWSSPDGTHWVPHEWSEQPPLDWYIHAVVFNDQLWVIDPSEGTVWSTIPSPDHDTGFVWQRQGDIGLDYTPRSYSQVIVANNAEGEPRIWLLGGGLGSAARNDVWTFDGTTWQEVRTDGASNGFPARGAHQAVAYDGRLWVIGGFAEGKMSNDIWSSDDGITWRQDTEHAEFSARVYHRVMAYNDGSGEQLWLVGGLSLQAPDGLNDVWSSRDGIHWTQRQVDADFPPRNSHTLAVFQQQLWLVGGYALSNLNDVWSTRNGEDWQQHTAEAPFSGRQGHQSVAFDHRLWVIGGTEGGTTNLPSYQNDLWSSSDGLHWQRHLRHAAFTGRSGHQVVAFNQRLWLVGGQDRFGYQSDVWSSADGLHWERLLTQAPFAGRFGHALVVFDQRLWVIGGQSADGNHNDVWSSPNGIDWTEETSAASFTARRGHQVVVFNGQLWLIGGTEGTNGIGGNNDIWSSSDGRHWQLRVDEAEFTPRFGHQVVVTQEAGSERLWLVGGGNSASGSDTRNDIWTSRDGVHWRSETYEDGSRFSRRTGHQALVFNQHFWVIGGLEAVTRTLKHDIWRSADGLDWQKGVQVAVEFEGP, via the coding sequence ATGCATCACCCCAACCGACTGCTGCATCTCGTCACCAGCCTGCTACTCAGCCTCGCGCTCACCGCCTGCAACCTCGAAACCTTTGAATTCGCCCAAACCGGCACCGCTCAACTTGTTACTGGCGAAACCTACACCAACCCGGTGCCGGGCAGCTTTCGCGGCGTCGATTACGCCAGCAGCAACCCCCAGGTCGCGCAGGTGGATGGCAGCGGGCGCGTCACCGCCGTTGGCCCCGGTCGGGCACGCATCAGCGCGCGGCTGGATGGGCAGTCGATTGCTTACTCGGTTGAAGTGGTGAACCGTCGGCTGCGGGTCAGCGCCTGGGTGGGGCCAACCGGAGCCGATTGGCAACTCTCAGACGGCACCGAAGGCACCCGGCTACACACCACCAGCGACGCCGATTGCAACCCAATGCAAACCGGAAACTGCACCGATGCCGCCAGCCAGTTAATGCTCGGCACCGGGTCGGTATTGCCGAGCGCGGCGCTGACGCTGAGCCAGCCGGGGTATTTTCGGGTGCAGTATGGCGAACATCAGGCGGCGGGGGCGTTGGCGGCGGATCGGTTTGGGGGGCGGCAGGGCCATGCCGTGGCCGCTTTCCAGGGGCGGTTATGGGTGATGGGGGGATTCGTGAATGGAAGCAACCGGCCTTATAGCGACATCTGGTCCTCACCCGATGGCACTCACTGGGTGCCGCACGAATGGTCCGAACAGCCACCACTTGACTGGTACATCCATGCCGTGGTGTTCAACGATCAGCTCTGGGTGATCGACCCCAGTGAAGGCACCGTCTGGTCCACCATCCCCTCGCCCGATCACGACACCGGCTTTGTCTGGCAACGGCAGGGCGATATCGGCTTGGACTACACCCCTCGCAGCTACAGCCAGGTCATCGTCGCCAACAACGCCGAGGGCGAGCCGCGCATCTGGTTGTTGGGTGGGGGCCTTGGTTCAGCGGCCCGCAACGACGTCTGGACGTTCGATGGCACCACTTGGCAAGAGGTGCGAACTGATGGCGCCAGCAACGGCTTTCCCGCTCGCGGCGCGCACCAGGCCGTGGCTTACGATGGCCGGCTTTGGGTGATTGGTGGATTTGCTGAGGGCAAGATGAGCAACGACATCTGGTCGTCCGACGATGGCATCACCTGGCGGCAGGACACCGAGCACGCCGAGTTTTCAGCGCGCGTCTACCATCGAGTAATGGCCTACAACGACGGCAGCGGGGAACAACTGTGGCTGGTGGGTGGGCTGTCTTTGCAGGCACCGGATGGCTTAAACGATGTCTGGTCCTCCCGCGATGGCATTCACTGGACGCAGCGTCAGGTCGATGCCGATTTCCCGCCCCGAAACAGCCACACCCTGGCCGTCTTCCAACAGCAGCTTTGGCTGGTCGGGGGATATGCCCTTAGTAACCTGAACGACGTCTGGTCCACCCGCAACGGCGAAGACTGGCAACAACACACCGCGGAAGCCCCGTTCAGCGGCCGCCAGGGCCACCAATCCGTCGCCTTCGACCATCGGCTTTGGGTGATCGGGGGTACTGAGGGTGGCACTACTAACTTGCCTTCCTACCAAAACGACCTCTGGTCCAGCAGCGATGGCCTGCACTGGCAACGCCACCTGCGTCACGCGGCTTTCACGGGTCGGAGCGGGCATCAAGTGGTGGCGTTCAACCAACGGCTGTGGCTGGTGGGCGGGCAGGACCGCTTCGGGTACCAAAGCGATGTCTGGTCCAGCGCCGATGGCCTTCACTGGGAACGTTTGCTGACACAAGCGCCATTCGCCGGCCGGTTCGGCCACGCCCTGGTGGTGTTCGACCAACGCCTGTGGGTGATCGGCGGCCAATCTGCCGATGGCAACCACAACGACGTCTGGTCGTCCCCCAACGGCATCGACTGGACCGAAGAAACCAGCGCAGCCAGTTTCACCGCCCGGCGGGGCCATCAGGTGGTGGTGTTCAACGGCCAGCTTTGGCTGATCGGTGGAACAGAAGGCACCAATGGCATTGGTGGGAATAACGACATCTGGTCCTCCAGCGACGGCCGCCATTGGCAGCTGCGCGTAGACGAAGCCGAGTTCACACCGCGTTTTGGTCATCAGGTGGTGGTGACTCAAGAGGCTGGGAGTGAACGGCTTTGGTTGGTGGGCGGTGGTAATTCCGCTAGTGGATCTGACACCAGAAACGACATCTGGACTTCCCGCGATGGCGTGCACTGGCGCAGCGAAACCTATGAAGATGGCTCACGTTTCTCCCGCCGCACTGGCCACCAGGCCTTGGTCTTCAACCAGCATTTCTGGGTGATTGGCGGGCTAGAAGCGGTCACTAGGACCCTAAAACACGACATCTGGCGTTCAGCCGATGGTTTGGACTGGCAGAAGGGGGTGCAGGTGGCGGTTGAGTTTGAGGGGCCTTGA
- a CDS encoding DUF2333 family protein encodes MLRERLARMLAGLSGFFRRWTAWLPKRRLGRWLGIVLGVVLLVLVLLGWYWSDEPSTFDPVARAEAHARANNRELVVGYATTYTLTELVNTLLDKPGGYLSNDVAPPSVWLDNMPNWEFGVVTQVRDLSRAMRRDLSRSQSQSTEDPDLAQAEPLFHFDNASWILPSTEGEYRRGVRLVDSYLSRLSDPNNAQAQFYARADNLRAYLNDVETRLGSLSQRLSASVEQRRVNTDLDGNGAAQSTPTAREQFVKTPRLQVDDVFYEARGTTWALLHILKAIESDFGSVLDNKNARASLQQIIRELEATQRHLWSPIVLNGSGFGVLANHSLVMASYISRANAALIDLQELLATG; translated from the coding sequence ATGCTGCGTGAACGTCTGGCTCGAATGCTGGCAGGCCTGAGTGGTTTTTTTCGTCGATGGACGGCCTGGTTGCCGAAGCGTCGTCTGGGCCGTTGGCTGGGCATCGTTCTGGGCGTGGTGTTGCTGGTGCTGGTATTGCTCGGTTGGTACTGGAGCGATGAACCGAGCACCTTCGACCCGGTAGCCCGCGCCGAAGCTCACGCCCGCGCCAACAACCGCGAACTGGTCGTCGGCTATGCCACCACTTACACGCTGACGGAACTGGTGAACACCCTGCTCGACAAACCCGGCGGCTATTTGTCTAACGACGTCGCGCCGCCGTCGGTCTGGCTCGACAACATGCCCAATTGGGAATTCGGTGTGGTAACGCAGGTGCGCGATTTAAGCCGCGCCATGCGTCGCGATCTGAGCCGGTCGCAATCGCAATCCACCGAAGACCCCGACCTGGCGCAAGCCGAACCGTTGTTCCATTTCGACAACGCCAGCTGGATTCTGCCATCCACCGAAGGCGAATACCGGCGCGGCGTGCGTCTGGTCGATTCGTATTTAAGCCGTTTGTCTGATCCGAACAACGCCCAGGCCCAGTTCTACGCCCGTGCCGACAACCTGCGCGCCTATCTGAACGATGTCGAAACCCGGTTGGGTTCCTTGTCGCAGCGGCTCAGCGCCTCCGTTGAACAGCGCCGCGTGAACACCGATCTGGACGGCAACGGCGCCGCCCAATCAACGCCGACGGCCAGAGAGCAATTCGTCAAAACGCCGCGGCTGCAAGTCGATGATGTGTTCTACGAAGCGCGCGGCACCACCTGGGCGCTGTTGCACATCCTAAAAGCCATCGAATCGGATTTCGGTTCGGTGCTCGACAACAAAAACGCCCGCGCCAGCCTGCAACAGATCATCCGTGAACTGGAAGCCACGCAACGCCACCTGTGGTCGCCGATTGTTTTGAACGGCAGCGGCTTCGGCGTACTCGCCAACCATTCGCTGGTCATGGCGAGCTACATTTCGCGGGCCAATGCGGCATTGATTGACCTGCAGGAATTGCTGGCAACGGGTTAA
- the aroQ gene encoding type II 3-dehydroquinate dehydratase, translated as MAQLLLLNGPNLNLLGTREPTIYGHTTLADIEQNLRQQAQALGHTLDCLQSNHEGALIDRIHQARTDGTAFILINAGAFTHTSIALRDALGGAEVPFIELHLSNVHARESFRHHSYLADKAVGVICGFGPHSYDLALQAAHQQLSS; from the coding sequence ATGGCACAGCTGCTCCTGCTCAATGGACCCAATCTGAACCTGCTAGGCACGCGTGAGCCGACCATTTACGGCCACACGACCCTGGCTGACATCGAGCAGAACCTGCGCCAGCAAGCCCAAGCGCTGGGACATACCCTGGACTGTTTGCAAAGCAACCACGAAGGCGCGCTGATCGACCGCATTCATCAGGCGCGTACCGACGGCACCGCTTTTATTCTGATTAACGCCGGCGCTTTCACGCACACCAGCATTGCCCTGCGCGATGCCTTGGGTGGTGCCGAAGTCCCCTTTATCGAACTGCACCTGTCGAACGTGCACGCGCGTGAATCTTTCCGCCATCATTCCTATCTCGCTGACAAGGCTGTTGGCGTGATTTGTGGATTTGGGCCGCACAGCTACGATTTGGCGCTGCAGGCCGCTCATCAACAATTATCAAGCTAG
- the accB gene encoding acetyl-CoA carboxylase biotin carboxyl carrier protein: MDIRKVKKLIELLEESGIDEIEITEGEEAIRISRSSRNAVMPMQYAAPAQLAAPAAPAAPAAAEPAEAEKPAGPSGHAVRSPMVGTFYRAPSPTSPSFVEVGQHVNEGDPICIVEAMKMMNQIEADKSGTIEAILVENGEPVEFDQALVTIR, encoded by the coding sequence ATGGACATCCGTAAGGTCAAAAAATTGATTGAGTTGCTGGAAGAATCCGGCATCGACGAAATCGAAATCACCGAAGGCGAAGAGGCGATTCGCATCAGCCGTTCTTCACGCAACGCTGTGATGCCGATGCAATACGCCGCTCCGGCTCAGCTGGCAGCCCCGGCAGCACCCGCGGCACCGGCCGCCGCTGAACCGGCCGAAGCGGAAAAACCAGCCGGCCCGAGCGGCCACGCGGTGCGTTCTCCGATGGTCGGTACTTTCTACCGTGCGCCGTCGCCGACCAGCCCGTCGTTCGTGGAAGTCGGCCAGCACGTCAACGAAGGCGACCCCATCTGCATCGTTGAAGCGATGAAAATGATGAACCAGATCGAAGCCGATAAGAGTGGCACCATCGAGGCCATCCTGGTCGAGAACGGTGAGCCGGTCGAATTCGACCAAGCTCTGGTCACCATTCGCTAA
- the accC gene encoding acetyl-CoA carboxylase biotin carboxylase subunit, which translates to MLKKVLIANRGEIALRILRACKEMGIQTVAVHSVVDRDLKHVKLADESVCIGPNPSVNSYLNIPALIAAAEVTNADAIHPGYGFLAERADFAEQVEKSGFAFIGPTANVIRLMGDKVSAIEAMKKAGVPTVPGSDGPLPEDKDQCLAIGRRIGYPVMIKAAAGGGGRGMRVVREEKDLIGSIQVTKSEAASAFGDGTVYMEKFLENPRHVEVQVLADSHGNAIHLGDRDCSLQRRHQKVMEEAPAPHIDDTARANVLKACVDACVEIGYRGAGTFEFLYEDGRFYFIEMNTRVQVEHPVTEMVTGVDIIKEQLRIAAGEPLTFKQSEIKIVGHAVECRINAEDPRTFMPSPGKVTQFHPPGGLGVRWDSHIYSGYTIPPYYDSMIGKLITYADDREQALLRMNSALDELVVGGIKTNTPLQKELVNDAGFKRGGVNIHYLEHKLASEQ; encoded by the coding sequence ATGCTGAAGAAAGTGCTGATTGCCAACCGTGGGGAAATCGCTTTGCGTATCCTGCGGGCGTGCAAGGAGATGGGCATCCAGACCGTTGCCGTGCATTCGGTCGTGGATCGCGACCTCAAGCACGTCAAGCTGGCGGATGAGTCGGTCTGTATCGGTCCGAACCCGTCGGTGAATTCCTATCTGAACATTCCGGCGTTGATCGCGGCCGCTGAAGTGACCAACGCCGACGCCATCCACCCCGGTTACGGCTTCCTGGCCGAACGCGCCGATTTCGCCGAGCAGGTGGAAAAATCCGGTTTTGCGTTCATCGGCCCGACCGCCAACGTCATCCGCTTGATGGGCGATAAAGTGTCGGCCATTGAAGCGATGAAGAAAGCCGGCGTACCAACCGTTCCCGGTTCCGACGGCCCGCTGCCGGAAGACAAAGACCAGTGCCTGGCCATCGGCCGTCGCATCGGTTACCCGGTAATGATCAAAGCCGCCGCTGGTGGCGGTGGTCGCGGTATGCGCGTGGTGCGTGAAGAAAAAGACCTGATCGGCTCCATTCAGGTGACCAAATCCGAAGCCGCGTCTGCGTTCGGTGACGGCACGGTGTACATGGAAAAATTCCTGGAAAACCCGCGTCACGTGGAAGTTCAGGTATTGGCCGACAGCCACGGCAACGCCATTCACTTGGGCGACCGCGACTGCTCGTTGCAGCGCCGCCACCAAAAAGTGATGGAAGAAGCGCCGGCGCCGCACATCGACGACACCGCGCGCGCCAATGTGCTCAAAGCCTGTGTTGATGCCTGTGTGGAAATTGGCTATCGCGGTGCTGGTACGTTTGAGTTCCTGTACGAAGACGGCCGTTTCTATTTCATCGAAATGAACACCCGTGTTCAGGTGGAACATCCGGTTACCGAAATGGTCACCGGTGTGGACATCATCAAGGAACAGCTGCGCATTGCCGCTGGCGAACCGCTGACGTTCAAGCAAAGTGAAATCAAGATCGTCGGCCACGCTGTTGAGTGCCGCATCAATGCCGAAGACCCGCGCACCTTTATGCCGAGTCCGGGCAAGGTTACTCAGTTCCATCCGCCCGGTGGTTTGGGCGTGCGCTGGGATTCACACATCTATTCCGGCTACACCATTCCGCCGTACTACGATTCGATGATCGGCAAGCTGATCACCTACGCGGATGATCGCGAGCAAGCCTTGCTGCGCATGAATTCCGCGCTGGACGAACTCGTGGTGGGCGGCATTAAAACCAACACCCCGTTGCAGAAAGAACTGGTAAACGACGCCGGTTTCAAACGCGGCGGTGTGAACATTCACTACCTGGAACACAAGCTCGCTTCTGAGCAATAA
- the prmA gene encoding 50S ribosomal protein L11 methyltransferase, whose translation MRVRFTRQSSILAANFRTETERMPWLQIRIPTDPRHTDAIEDALLLAGCQAVTLIDTEDQPVFEPIRGTTPLWQHTTVQGLFEENVDAAALQASIEQFVANEGIQLSGAIHTEILEDKDWERAWMDAFKPIPCGPRLWICPSWLEPPKPEAINLRLDPGLAFGTGTHPTTFLCLQWLDAQITGGERLLDYGCGSGILGLAALLLGAQEMDGVDIDPQALDATRANAANNDIEEARFNVWIDNRHLAPGYDVLVANILAGPLCDLAPVLCERLIQGGRLALSGILSHQADAVMEAYRPWINLDAPVEHDGWVRLSGTKL comes from the coding sequence GTGCGCGTGCGATTCACCCGCCAATCCAGTATCCTCGCGGCCAACTTCCGCACTGAAACCGAACGCATGCCCTGGCTACAAATCCGCATTCCGACCGACCCCCGCCACACCGACGCCATCGAAGACGCCCTGCTGCTGGCCGGTTGCCAGGCGGTAACGTTGATCGACACCGAAGACCAGCCGGTATTCGAACCGATTCGTGGCACCACGCCATTGTGGCAACACACCACGGTGCAAGGGTTGTTTGAAGAAAACGTCGATGCGGCAGCGTTGCAGGCGAGCATCGAACAGTTTGTCGCCAACGAAGGCATTCAACTCAGCGGTGCCATTCACACCGAAATTCTTGAAGACAAAGATTGGGAACGCGCCTGGATGGACGCGTTCAAACCGATTCCGTGCGGGCCACGTTTGTGGATTTGTCCGTCCTGGCTGGAGCCGCCCAAACCGGAAGCGATCAATTTACGTCTCGACCCGGGCCTGGCATTCGGCACCGGCACGCACCCGACCACCTTTTTGTGTCTGCAATGGTTGGATGCACAAATAACCGGCGGCGAACGCCTGCTCGATTACGGCTGCGGTTCCGGCATTTTGGGACTGGCCGCCTTGTTGTTGGGCGCGCAAGAAATGGATGGCGTCGACATCGACCCGCAAGCGCTGGACGCCACTCGCGCCAACGCGGCCAACAACGACATTGAGGAAGCGCGCTTTAACGTCTGGATCGACAACCGCCACCTGGCACCGGGTTATGACGTTCTGGTTGCCAACATTCTCGCCGGTCCGTTGTGCGACCTGGCGCCGGTGTTGTGTGAGCGATTGATTCAGGGCGGCCGGTTGGCGCTGTCGGGCATTTTGTCGCATCAGGCCGATGCGGTGATGGAAGCCTACCGCCCGTGGATTAACCTCGACGCACCGGTTGAACACGACGGCTGGGTTCGCCTCAGCGGAACCAAGTTGTGA